In a genomic window of Muntiacus reevesi chromosome 1, mMunRee1.1, whole genome shotgun sequence:
- the LOC136156225 gene encoding olfactory receptor 7D4-like — MEPGNQTHVLEFLLLGFSQDSEEQHILFELFLSMFVVTVLGNLLIILAISSDSQLHTPMYFFLCNLSFADVCFTSTTVPKMLVNIQTQSKSISYAGCITQMYFFMVFGVMDTFLLTVMAYDRFVAICHPLHYTVIMNPCLCGLLVLVSWFTSLSYSLIQSLLMLRLSFCTNWVIPHFYCELAQVLTLACSDTLINYILLYMVIGFLGFVPFSGILFSYTRIVSSILRIPSAHGKYKAFSTCASHLSVVSLFYGTGLGVYLSSDSSSWRGMIASVMYTVVTPMLNPFIYSLRNRDIKRALQKVLGRTLCVQWWEHRSKGFEPTVIAVVG, encoded by the coding sequence ATGGAACCAGGAAATCAAACACATGTTTTAGAATTTTTACTCCTGGGATTTTCCCAAGACTCAGAGGAGCAACACATCTTATTTGAGCTATTTCTATCTATGTTTGTGGTCACTGTCCTTgggaacctgctcatcatcctggctaTCAGCTCAGACTCCcaactccacacccccatgtacttcttcctctgcaACCTGTCCTTTGCCGATGTCTGTTTCACTTCCACCACAGTCCCAAAGATGCTGGTGAACATCCAGACACAGAGCAAATCCATCAGCTATGCAGGCTGCATCACACAGATGTATTTTTTCATGGTTTTTGGAGTTATGGACACTTTTCTCctgactgtgatggcctatgaccgctttgtggccatctgtcaccctCTACACTACACAGTCATCATGAACCCTTGCCTCTGTGGTCTGCTGGTTCTTGTGTCTTGGTTCACCAGCTTGTCATACTCCCTGATCCAGAGTCTGTTGATGTTGCGGCTGTCCTTCTGTACCAACTGGGTCATTCCACACTTTTATTGTGAACTTGCTCAGGTCCTCACACTTGCCTGCTCAGACACACTCATCAATTACATCTTGCTCTACATGGTGATTGGCTTTCTTGGCTTTGTTCCCTTCTCAGGGATCCTTTTCTCCTACACCCGCATTGTCTCCTCCATTCTGAGAATCCCATCAGCTCATGGGAAATATAAGGCATTTTCTACCTGTGCATCTCACCTGTCTGTGGTTTCTTTGTTCTATGGGACAGGCCTTGGTGTGTATCTCAGTTCTGATTCATCTTCCTGGAGAGGCATGATCGCCTcggtgatgtacactgtggtcacccCCATgttgaaccccttcatctacagcctgaggaacaggGACATCAAGAGGGCTCTACAAAAAGTCCTTGGAAGAACACTCTGTGTTCAGTGGTGGGAACACAGATCCAAGGGTTTTGAGCCAACAGTGATAGCAGTAGTTGGCTAA